TGCaacacttttattcattttcagtcattttgttgTAGATCTGCTGAATGTTTGGGATCATTATAATGTTGAATGGCCAAGTTTTAACTGTCAGAGAGATGGTATCACATTTGTCTCTAGAAAACGttggtatacagaggagttcataGTTGACACAATGACTGTAAGGTGTCCAGTTCCTGCTGGcacaaaacaagcccaaattaTCAGCCCTCCACCAACATGCTTAACACTTGCCAGACGTTTGTGCCATTATGATCCAAAATATGATATGGTCACGGGTCCAAaagacattgttccagaagtcttgaaGGTTCACTAAGATGCAACTTGGCAagtcttttttcatgtttttttttttagagagagAATAGGTTTTATCTAGGACACCTTTTCACACAAGTCATACTTGTCCAACCTTTTCATATTTgcactgtcatgaactttaacattaacatgctaactaaggcctggagagtctgagatgtagcccCTGGGTTTTTCTGTAGTTTCTCTGACCCTGGGTGGCTTTGTTGGGatgtccactcctgggaagatttCCACTTGTGAACAATCAGTCCATCTGTAGAATGATTAAGTCCCAGTTATTAGGCCGTAAGGTGAACCCAGAAAAGACATTCAGAAACAGATTTTCGCTCCACAGTCGCAACAAATTGGGCGCAACAAAAAATAACGTTGAGGACAGATGGTGaattaaaataagcacattttattaaactccAGTGAAACTATGAGTGAAACCTGtaatgaaaaatacacaaaagaaacaagtgttggggtttgcggacctgctgaaagaaataaaccaaaacatataCCCAAAACCCTATACAAAACCCACCGAgtgcaaataaagaaatgactAAACTCGGTggggaaactaaaaccaaacaaaagagcagatCCATAAACAAatgtgaccgtcgtcacaagcaaaaacacactaacctagcccaacactgaaactaaacacaaaactcCCGCTatgacagaacaaaataaaggtGTAGCAAAGCTTAAACGAAACTGAGTGTAGAAAGGTGAATCTAAACTAAAACAGAACTATAACCGAGTCCCCACACCAGACTCCACAAAATGGTCTGCAACCAAACGGATCACCCACACAAAGCACAGCGAACACCCAGTTAGCCCTACTACCAAAACTCCTGTCAAAACCAGGATGAGACCACCCACTTAGATGCTTACAGCTTCTGTCTGTCCAATTTCGATgatttttgggacattttcttCTCTATCGGTGCTGCTCAGTGAATCCAAGAGGCAGCAGTCTTTCTTTCCTGTTTACCAGAAGCTGGCCTCTGAGTTAAGCTGAAGGTGAatcgttctttttttttcaaggaaaaATTGTGTGGTCCCCAGACTGTGGAGCGAGATGAAACGATAACAGGGTTGACCTTATGGCCTATTAGTCTGGCAGTTAAGATGATGATGACGGTATTAGAGCGCTTTTGTTCACAAATGAGTTGCTTGAGTACGTACACATATTGttatgaattttatttttacaaacctGGGCATTTGGTTGCTGGTCTCCCAACATGTCCACGTCGGTTGTTGCCCTTCACTGTCAGTCGTCGTCATCTATCTCCCCGGCTTCGTTCTCATTGGCCAGCTTTGGCGCTCTCACCCCCGTCTCTGGAGCCACACAGTAGCCACAGTCATGGACAAACTGAACCTGAAGAGAGCTGGGACCACAGTCACGCAGGTTATTCTGAGTAACACACTACGTGGTCATGGACCAAAAAGGCTCTTCTAAGGTTTACCTGACACCATCTGGATAGTCCAGAGGTGGATTGGGAGAATGTCATGTGGTCTTTTTCATATAAACGCCACTCACCGTGTTTGGAGCGGGGTAGAATGCTGAGTTGCATCCCAAGAACACCATACCCATGGAGCATGGGGGTGGAAGCATCAAGCTTCCATACCCACTGTGAGCAGACAGCTGAACAGACTCagatcaaatgtttttattctgtcaaACTGATTAAATGATCAAGTTTACATCTGtgagataaagagaaaatatgagGTTACATTATAAACTActaataaatgaaaatcattAGATTAAAGACCAAAAAGCCCAGAATGAgtttaaagagattaaaaataaattctacGTTTCTACGTTCCCCTGTCTCAGGTCCAGACTTGGCTTCAGCAAGTTAGGCCGACTCAGCCTCATTAGATTTTCAGCCTTCTCCATTGAGCAACACACCTTTCTCCTTCACACCTCTCTCCATCTCGGAAGTGCAGGATGAGCTCTCTAAGCTGGATCCAAATAAATCTGCTGGCCTTGATGGTCTTCATCCCATGTTCCATGTTGTTAggtgtattttttgtattgttgtattgtggttcttgtgtatgcacagttgtatgtttgtatgtatatacattatttattcctactggggcctcttggccaggtcatgtttgcaaatgagaactggttctcaaacatttttacctggttaaataaaataaaaataaaaaacatgtaaagCCAAACATCTGGAGATGGataagaaacaaagaaatggaGAATTATCAGGAAAAAGTCCATTTTATGAAGTAAAAATCAACAATTCATCATGAAAATGTCCAAAAGTACAAACAGAGACAAACggagtgaaacactgggaggattttcatttccagcatcatgaagtggaactaactgcagctgacatgaagggaacacaacatcctgatattcagtgtgaagttttgactggaaacaacatgtggatcctggaggaagcacagcttccatctttaaaggactggaagaggaagaagttttcaaggaatcatttagaagagtttcacacacaaactgattgaatccatgaatctgaaaagatgtttctgagtgaaagagacagacatgtacaaactgttcaccagtcagagtttctctgctaccatcacactctttacactcaacatAGAGACACACAGGAACCAGACCAGGAATCAGAGAACCAGAtcccaaatccagcatagagaggatgagtgaatgtggtgatgaaggtgtggaggtggatcagtgagtcagaggagactctgtagaaggacagagagccagcaggacagtccacatacactgctactctgttagagacagaggaggagatgggGATGGATGTGCATCTGCCCCCGTGAGCGACTGAGTAACCGTTTTCACAGCACTccagactccaggactgatcgTTGTATCCGAACCTACATTCTCCAACGTCTCCTTTCCtgctgatttctctgtaactcactgatattAAAACGTCTCCTCTGCACTCTGCCTCCCAGTAGCAGctaccagtcagaacattttcacacagcagctgaggaaaCAAGTTATCATCatctttgtcatcatcatcatcttcgtcatcatcttcatcttcatcttcatcatcatcgtcatcatcatcttcgtcatcatcattgtcatcatcatcttcgtcatcatcatcatcgtcatcatcaccaaatctgtctggatgatcaggatatgactgaagctCCTCCACAtatgtcaccttcctgttgttgtcagacagtttgaggtttctgtGCACTGTGTTCATGTCGATGGTGAGAGGGCAGGAATCTGATGgcgagaacaaacacaatccagctgcatcAAGTCTGCTATCAGGGGTGGGAGGGGCTTAGGTGTGCTTTacctgtatgagtgtgtgagaaATAATGACTAGGTGTGTGATTTTAATTAGGTTAAGTTGGATACTTGGGTATGAGGaggtttctctttcatttttttatctgatgttgaaattgttttaatttagtatTTATCAGAGCTGTCaagtgattaaaattttaatcagtttactcacagcttacaaatgaattaatcatgattagtCACCATTTGCAACTATGTCTGGAATCTGCCCGTTTTCACTCTATCGTATCAACAGAACGGCCCGAAGCTCACTtggatttttctttaagttatACAGATGATCAgattagttgtaataatcagttcaatatttcataaaatctagacctaaaaaaggtctcatcagtgcccccttttcctggtcaatgctcctgcctggcccccatcagaacttttctagacccgcccctgcataggtctaccaccagccagctactgtgttagagaagatCCTACCAAGAACTACATCaaaagtttggttttttttttaaatgtgggaaAAATGTGGGTGTTAAAGCATCCTCATCCCCAACAGGTGTGACaccctcaaatccatccataaagCCAACCAGCTGATCACCTCCATGTCttacatcataaatgacagatgTACAGCCGTGCAAGTGTTAAAtgcgttaaaaatattaactcaGTTAATTACATAACTTAGCTCCCGCCATTAACGTATTTAATTATTGCTGGTTTTATATGAAGCACTTTGTGGTGCTcgtttgtatgaaaagtgctataaaatttgattgataGCAGTTATTGATCTGTTTACAATTTGATGCTGACTGATCAATGAGTTATAGGACAGTgtgaatccaatgaaaaacacacttacacttcctcagacctcctggtctcagccatggttctccagcaggctccaccctgaaaggaggagggggttagcatgctaacatggacattacatggctctcatacacactttgttctacatGGAGAAAAGACCAGTCCTACATCTGGACACACCCCCTGAATACAGAACCAGAAGATCAATATTCCTGACCTCCAATCACATCATCTTTAATCAAATTACTGAATCTGCCACCAGGGGAAGAAAAGTTCCAGAAGAAGAATCCTTCAGAGTAGCAGAAAGCTTCTCTTCTCAGAAACAGGAACTCTGCTTCAAACCAAAGTGGTGGAAATAAGAATTTAACTAAAACCATGATACAGATCTGGTTTCAGACAAGAGAGACTAAATGAAGCACATGAAGGGTCCAGGTTTAGTTCTGCAGGGGCCATCAGGGTTCTAGACCTGAAAGAACACTTCTCAGATTTAAAAGATGGCCCTCAGTGGGACTTCAGAGGATTTCTACCAGCCCGGACCACAAGAGTCTTCCTACAGGTCCACTCAGTCCTCTGTAAGGCCTGAAACCAGGTTCTAATGTGGACTCTTCCATCATCACACCATTCGGTGGCTAGAAGGAGAACCTGGAGGAAAACCTGCTGAAGTTCTGCTACAAACCAAGCATCCATCAGTGGATGAAGACATGCTGCTGTCCCTGGAAGGAAAAAACTGCATCCTGAAGTCTGGACTAGAGATGTTATAGTCTACAGATGCCCTTCATCTCCTATACGGAAAAGCCAGAAAGTCCACTCTAGATCCAGGATCT
The sequence above is a segment of the Melanotaenia boesemani isolate fMelBoe1 chromosome 15, fMelBoe1.pri, whole genome shotgun sequence genome. Coding sequences within it:
- the LOC121653831 gene encoding stonustoxin subunit alpha-like — encoded protein: MNTVHRNLKLSDNNRKVTYVEELQSYPDHPDRFDDDNLFPQLLCENVLTGSCYWEAECRGDVLISVSYREISRKGDVGECRFGYNDQSWSLECCENGYSVAHGGRCTSIPISSSVSNRVAVYVDCPAGSLSFYRVSSDSLIHLHTFITTFTHPLYAGFGIWFSDSWSGSCVSLC